A part of Aegilops tauschii subsp. strangulata cultivar AL8/78 chromosome 2, Aet v6.0, whole genome shotgun sequence genomic DNA contains:
- the LOC141041436 gene encoding uncharacterized protein → MERIIKKYEEWLKEEKNKFVGLDLEYTRKSSYIRQGIAVVQLAMREHVLVYHYCRSERSQALVDFLQRKAVTFTSVDTRNDKTMLARAWIKIPDEHHVDIQRLFCINGGGERDSMADLAAAIIDPSYKNMKKSFPKEKHQFWEWKPLSPIHLEYAAKDGYVSYELYHRILIIKNGLRHLHQQPVKERLRPRKNKDEGSSSG, encoded by the coding sequence ATGGAGCGGATCATCAAAAAGTACGAGGAATGGCTAAAGGAGGAGAAGAACAAGTTCGTCGGCCTCGACCTCGAGTACACACGTAAGAGCAGTTACATACGACAAGGGATCGCCGTCGTCCAACTTGCCATGCGCGAGCATGTCCTTGTATACCACTACTGCAGGTCCGAGCGCTCCCAGGCGTTAGTTGACTTCCTGCAACGGAAAGCGGTAACTTTCACTAGCGTCGACACCAGGAACGACAAGACCATGCTTGCCCGTGCATGGATCAAAATTCCAGACGAGCACCACGTCGACATCCAGAGGCTATTCTGCATCAATGGTGGTGGAGAAAGGGACTCCATGGCTGACCTTGCagcggccatcatcgacccctcaTACAAGAACATGAAGAAATCATTCCCAAAGGAGAAGCACCAGTTCTGGGAGTGGAAGCCACTTTCCCCGATACACCTTGAGTACGCGGCAAAGGACGGGTATGTTAGCTACGAGTTGTACCATAGAATCCTAATCATCAAGAACGGGCTACGTCACCTCCACCAACAACCAGTGAAAGAAAGACTCCGCCCACGTAAGAACAAAGATGAGGGATCTTCCAGTGGCTGA